The Malus domestica chromosome 10, GDT2T_hap1 genome contains a region encoding:
- the LOC103446409 gene encoding clavaminate synthase-like protein At3g21360 gives MALTMVEIPEQKLYDGNRFPAVISPTPTPAAAATPRLTETIQANKQYIQDQLLKSGAVLFRGFPVNTASDFNDVVEAFGYEENPYVGTAPRTKIVGRVFTANEAPPDHKIPFHHEMVLYPEFPSKLLFFCEIEPVSGGETPIVLSHIVYERMKDKHPQFVQKLEEHGLIYTKVLGQDYDPSSAMGRGWKSTFGTEDKNIAEQRAAKLGYVLEWLDDGVKTIRGPIPGIKCDSSTRQRKVWFNNIMAVYLGWKDDARNSDPEKALAFGDGSPLAADVIYDCQKILEDESVAIPWRKGDVLLLDNMAVLHSRNPCTTPRRVLASLCK, from the exons ATGGCATTGACAATGGTGGAGATCCCAGAGCAAAAGCTTTACGACGGAAATCGATTCCCGGCAGTTATATCTCCGACTCCGACTCCAGCAGCAGCTGCTACTCCTCGTCTCACAGAAACCATCCAAGCGAACAAACAGTACATACAGGACCAGCTCCTAAAATCCGGGGCCGTACTCTTCAGGGGGTTTCCTGTAAATACAGCCTCGGACTTCAACGACGTCGTGGAGGCCTTCGGCTACGAAGAGAATCCTTACGTTGGAACTGCTCCTCGGACAAAGATCGTGGGTCGGGTTTTCACCGCCAACGAGGCCCCGCCCGACCACAAGATTCCATTTCACCACGAAATGGTTCTG TATCCAGAGTTCCCATCCAAGCTGTTATTTTTCTGTGAAATAGAGCCTGTAAGTGGGGGCGAAACTCCCATTGTTCTAAGCCACATTGTGTACGAGAGGATGAAAGACAAGCACCCGCAATTTGTCCAAAAATTGGAGGAACATGGCTTGATATATACCAAGGTTTTAGGCCAAGATTACGACCCTTCTTCTGCGATGGGTCGTGGCTGGAAGTCCACATTTGGGACCGAAGACAAGAACATAGCTGAACAGAG GGCTGCTAAGCTGGGGTATGTGTTGGAATGGTTGGATGACGGAGTGAAAACAATCAGGGGACCGATCCCGGGCATCAAATGTGACAGCAGCACAAGGCAGCGCAAGGTTTGGTTTAACAACATCATGGCAGTATATTTAGGATGGAAAGATGATGCAAGAAATAGTGACCCTGAGAAGGCTCTCGCTTTCGGGGATGGCAGCCCCTTGGCTGCAGATGTCATCTACGACTGCCAGAAAATTCTTGAAGATGAAAGTGTGGCCATCCCTTGGCGCAAAGGTGATGTTTTGCTGCTCGATAATATGGCCGTCCTTCACTCCCGGAATCCATGCACTACACCTCGCAGAGTCCTAGCCTCCCTCTGCAAGTAG